A single window of Paroedura picta isolate Pp20150507F chromosome 8, Ppicta_v3.0, whole genome shotgun sequence DNA harbors:
- the LOC143842960 gene encoding uncharacterized protein LOC143842960, with product MEQEGGIQEEVPEMDAEENIQELNGTLWEHVTELEERDQEYIIEKAERPQEEAADGAFQQEIPVEIGRDPELVVGVAGGARPKIKEQAQGAQEAVLEQAAEALTRNPEHLVASPNVFKGWTSGTQKKILRQVGRSWEEITEQVGRTHRRLPDQDSEGQEAGLKLVRDLLAVVSSSDLPHEEKLELEFVTLQFMMGGNVHLLGELQSQAVVEEFRQEVFARFPIPAFHVTSSVICCDQANSQRPERPQPAHENGCSRQQERIYSQLIFFLCRAPFLKSWDQLDHLAEMLHKLKNCIYYTPVALVGVIVQMDPDPSLDPEQEARARRWLRCLLDGFFCSDLLLDQDGTEPEVQVQVAVYQSGQPERALEVKRAACQAIRAALKF from the coding sequence ATGGAGCAAGAGGGAGGAATCCAAGAGGAAGTCCCAGAGATGGATGCTGAGGAGAACATCCAGGAGCTGAATGGAACACTTTGGGAACATGTCACAGAgctggaggaaagagatcagGAGTATATCATAGAGAAGGCAGAAAGGCCACAAGAAGAAGCTGCAGATGGAGCATTTCAACAGGAAATCCCAGTGGAAATAGGAAGGGATCCTGAGTTGGTCGTGGGAGTGGctggaggagccaggccaaagATCAAAGAGCAAGCTCAAGGAGCACAAGAAGCTGTTCTAGAGCAGGCTGCAGAAGCCTTGACCAGGAACCCTGAGCACCTCGTAGCAAGCCCAAATGTCTTCAAAGGGTGGACTTCAGGGACCCAGAAGAAGATCCTGAGACAGGTTGGAAGATCCTGGGAGGAGATTACAGAGCAAGTTGGGAGAACTCACAGGCGGCTGCCCGACCAGGACAGCGAAGGCCAAGAAGCGGGCCTCAAATTAGTCAGAGACCTGTTGGCAGTGGTGTCCAGCTCTGACCTGcctcatgaggaaaagctggagcTGGAGTTTGTGACCCTTCAGTTTATGATGGGGGGCAATGTACACTTGCTTGGGGAACTGCAAAGCCAGGCAGTGGTGGAGGAGTTCCGACAAGAAGTCTTTGCCAGGTTCCCTATACCGGCCTTCCACGTGACCAGTTCGGTCATCTGCTGTGATCAAGCAAACAGCCAAAGGCCCGAGAGGCCCCAGCCAGCTCATGAAAATGGCTGTTCCAGGCAACAGGAAAGAATCTATTCCCAGCTCATCTTCTTCCTGTGCAGAGCCCCTTTCTTAAAGTCTTGGGACCAACTGGATCACCTGGCCGAAATGCTGCACAAGCTGAAGAACTGTATCTACTACACCCCAGTAGCCCTGGTTGGGGTGATCGTACAGATGGATCCAGACCCGAGCCTGGACCCGGAACAAGAGGCCCGGGCAAGGCGGTGGCTGCGGTGCCTGCTGGATGGGTTCTTCTGCTCGGACTTACTCTTAGACCAAGATGGGACTGAGCCAGAAGTTCAGGTTCAGGTAGCTGTCTATCAGTCGGGCCAGCCTGAGAGGGCCTTAGAGGTCAAGAGAGCAGCCTGCCAGGCCATACGAGCAGCTCTGAAGTTCTGA